Proteins encoded within one genomic window of Kibdelosporangium phytohabitans:
- a CDS encoding helix-turn-helix transcriptional regulator: MTSDPSAPLRLAVVAPGGYGKTRLLRELRQAYRDAGVPVVTDWPTTGADDWRRAVMLVDDAHLLPDTQLRMLREVPCPRMVIASRPWPRSPELAELMAPLDRAQLSTWELADVQRICPSAAATIHSLTGGVPRWTVRLAETGGQVTAAVSGAMRYELEVLDEDVVRYLIAARSGLGNRIDLLIALLGMPGTSVGDVMRAARATGLVNPDGTVIPLCGAALSTVVPAEMYLGVLQQLAELQLDRAEPVLPFARSLLGSGAIGSTVATVLATAAHEATVQDSALAAEMFGAAVSAGQPLADVVADWAHAAALSGDLGTALRLADQAILSQNRAGASISAAALAHRGQWARSAQLYTWAREPAFAQIASYAVGSFAAMPPTRRDRLPTALDGAAALMADGVRQSVSGDQAAALSLLVQAAALLEPAGLEALVPDTPAALAALVALHRGEIGIASSLLENAMTSRMGGDVMRVRHRLLLAWTRMARGQLGQATQLMDGLAVREPRDELFSVALAAGLARRAGDTVTLRRVWTQATACLLRHPVDLFTLLPVTELILASARLRDHGSPLLRDAFALLDKLGNPPLWAAPVHWAAVHAAILTDNPAAAEPHVSALELNPTPYGSALARAARCWTAVYAGQVEPAEVTVCARGLRDAGHWWESGRLASEAALRTGDRKAMVSLLDCARQLQVHEPAQPSDVASPLSDREQEVAELVVRGMTYKQIGDTLFISAKTVEHHMARIRQRLGATNRSELLAQLRTLAIGAPK, encoded by the coding sequence GTGACTTCGGATCCGTCGGCGCCGCTGCGACTGGCGGTGGTGGCTCCCGGTGGTTACGGCAAAACGCGCCTGTTGCGTGAACTGCGGCAGGCCTACCGCGACGCCGGTGTCCCGGTGGTCACCGACTGGCCGACCACGGGCGCGGACGACTGGCGCCGCGCGGTCATGCTGGTGGACGACGCGCACCTGTTGCCGGACACGCAACTGCGGATGCTGCGGGAGGTCCCGTGCCCGCGAATGGTGATCGCCTCCCGGCCCTGGCCGCGGTCGCCGGAACTGGCCGAGCTGATGGCACCGCTCGACCGGGCCCAGCTGTCCACTTGGGAACTGGCCGACGTGCAGCGGATCTGCCCGTCCGCCGCGGCGACGATCCACTCGCTGACCGGCGGTGTGCCGCGGTGGACCGTCCGGCTGGCCGAGACCGGCGGCCAGGTCACCGCCGCGGTGTCCGGCGCGATGCGCTACGAGCTGGAGGTGCTCGACGAGGACGTCGTCCGGTACCTGATCGCGGCCCGCTCGGGCCTCGGGAACCGGATCGACCTGCTGATCGCCTTGCTCGGCATGCCCGGCACGAGCGTCGGTGACGTGATGCGGGCCGCCAGGGCGACCGGTCTGGTCAACCCGGACGGCACCGTGATCCCGCTGTGCGGCGCGGCGCTGTCCACTGTGGTGCCCGCGGAGATGTACCTCGGTGTGCTGCAACAGCTCGCCGAGCTCCAGCTCGACCGCGCCGAACCGGTGCTGCCGTTCGCGCGATCCCTGCTGGGCAGCGGCGCGATCGGATCCACCGTGGCCACAGTGCTGGCCACGGCCGCGCACGAAGCCACAGTGCAGGATTCCGCGCTCGCCGCCGAGATGTTCGGCGCTGCCGTGTCCGCCGGGCAGCCGCTGGCCGACGTGGTGGCCGATTGGGCGCACGCCGCCGCGCTGTCCGGGGACCTCGGCACCGCACTGCGCCTGGCCGACCAAGCGATCCTCAGCCAGAACCGGGCCGGTGCCTCGATCAGCGCCGCCGCCCTGGCGCACCGGGGCCAGTGGGCCCGCAGCGCCCAGCTGTACACGTGGGCGCGGGAACCCGCGTTCGCCCAGATCGCCTCGTACGCCGTCGGGTCGTTCGCTGCCATGCCGCCCACGCGTCGGGATCGGCTGCCGACCGCGCTAGACGGCGCGGCGGCACTGATGGCCGACGGGGTCCGGCAGTCGGTCTCGGGGGATCAGGCCGCGGCTCTGTCCCTGCTCGTGCAGGCGGCGGCGTTGCTGGAACCCGCGGGCCTGGAGGCGTTGGTGCCTGACACGCCGGCCGCGCTGGCCGCACTCGTGGCCCTGCACCGCGGCGAGATCGGCATCGCTTCGTCACTGCTGGAGAACGCCATGACCTCGCGCATGGGCGGGGACGTGATGCGTGTGCGGCACAGGCTGCTGCTCGCGTGGACCCGGATGGCACGCGGCCAGCTCGGCCAAGCGACTCAGCTCATGGACGGCCTCGCCGTCCGTGAACCCCGTGACGAGCTGTTCAGCGTCGCGTTGGCGGCTGGCCTGGCCAGACGAGCGGGCGACACCGTGACCTTGCGCCGCGTATGGACGCAGGCGACCGCGTGCCTGCTCCGGCATCCCGTCGACCTGTTCACGCTCTTGCCGGTGACCGAACTGATCCTGGCGTCCGCACGGCTGCGTGACCACGGCAGCCCGCTGTTGCGTGACGCCTTCGCGTTGCTGGACAAGCTCGGCAACCCGCCGCTGTGGGCGGCGCCGGTGCACTGGGCCGCGGTCCACGCGGCGATCCTCACCGACAACCCTGCCGCCGCCGAACCACACGTCTCGGCGCTGGAGCTCAACCCGACGCCGTACGGATCAGCCTTGGCGCGTGCCGCGCGATGCTGGACGGCCGTGTACGCGGGCCAGGTCGAGCCCGCCGAGGTGACGGTGTGCGCGAGGGGGCTGCGCGACGCCGGGCACTGGTGGGAAAGCGGTCGGCTGGCCAGCGAGGCGGCGCTGCGGACCGGTGACCGCAAGGCGATGGTCAGCTTGCTGGACTGCGCCCGTCAGCTCCAGGTCCACGAACCCGCTCAACCGTCCGACGTGGCCAGCCCGCTCAGCGACCGGGAACAGGAAGTCGCCGAACTCGTGGTCCGCGGGATGACCTACAAGCAGATCGGCGACACGCTGTTCATCTCCGCGAAGACCGTGGAGCACCACATGGCGAGGATCCGGCAACGCCTGGGCGCCACCAACCGCAGCGAACTGCTGGCGCAGCTGCGGACCCTCGCCATCGGGGCACCGAAATAG
- a CDS encoding GDSL-type esterase/lipase family protein: MSALVGALVMPTQAVADTRPTAVVSLGDSAMSGEGAGDYEPGTRGENGNWCHRSTRSMIHRTQLADRTFNLACSGADSANVSLADTTHYTEGSQAKRLIDIAKLNRVTTVVVQVGANDEPAFADTVVSCIKEWFNPFSPGCAPRLRQQWPARLVAMAPRVETALADVRSAMRQAGYADSSYALVLTSYASPLTEKMDPLLHGPQGCPFKLADGKYGRTEAVPQFNEALRGVASRAGVRFLDFSRATENREACSGGGDASREWQRRVTVDPYALVFGGLDAVGIHLAQESFHPNAAAHAQLGGCITQFVRSGSGSARCLAGSDGNLTAVS; encoded by the coding sequence GTGTCCGCGTTGGTGGGCGCGTTGGTGATGCCCACACAGGCCGTGGCCGACACCCGGCCGACGGCGGTTGTCTCCCTGGGGGACAGCGCGATGTCCGGCGAAGGCGCCGGCGACTACGAACCCGGCACCCGGGGCGAGAACGGCAACTGGTGCCACCGCTCGACCCGCTCGATGATCCACCGGACCCAGCTCGCCGACCGCACGTTCAACCTGGCGTGCTCCGGCGCCGACTCCGCGAACGTCTCGTTGGCGGACACCACCCACTACACCGAGGGATCGCAGGCGAAACGCCTGATCGACATAGCCAAGCTGAACCGGGTAACCACGGTGGTCGTCCAAGTCGGCGCGAATGACGAACCGGCGTTCGCGGACACTGTGGTCTCGTGCATCAAGGAATGGTTCAACCCATTCAGTCCGGGCTGCGCACCGCGGCTGCGCCAGCAATGGCCGGCACGGCTGGTCGCGATGGCACCGCGCGTGGAAACCGCGCTCGCGGACGTCCGATCAGCGATGCGGCAAGCCGGATATGCGGATTCCTCGTACGCATTGGTGCTGACGTCCTACGCCTCCCCGCTCACCGAGAAGATGGACCCGCTGCTGCACGGCCCGCAGGGATGCCCCTTCAAGCTGGCCGACGGCAAGTACGGCCGCACGGAGGCCGTGCCGCAGTTCAACGAAGCACTGCGCGGCGTGGCCAGCCGTGCCGGCGTGCGATTCCTGGACTTCTCCCGTGCCACCGAGAACCGTGAGGCATGCAGCGGCGGCGGCGACGCGTCACGGGAGTGGCAGCGCCGGGTGACAGTGGATCCGTACGCGTTGGTGTTCGGCGGGCTGGATGCGGTCGGCATCCACCTGGCGCAGGAATCGTTCCACCCCAACGCTGCCGCCCACGCCCAACTGGGTGGGTGCATCACGCAGTTCGTCCGGAGTGGATCGGGCAGCGCGCGGTGCCTGGCCGGCAGCGACGGAAACCTCACCGCGGTCAGCTAG
- a CDS encoding Hsp70 family protein, translated as MPYRLGIDLGTTFTAAAICREAPDRTVHRELFTLGTRTADVPSVLFIGPDAVLVGAAAERRAVTDPELVVREFKRRIGDEVPILVGETPHEAHDLAASLVEWVVDRVVEREGEPPDAIAVTHPASWGPHRTALLRDALPGDVVLLTEPEAAATHYASAARVPTGATIAVYDLGGGTFDAAVVRKTDSGFELLGNPHGLDRVGGVDFDDAIVSHVLGSAPDCGDGLAMARLRRECTEAKEALSADSEAIIPVLLPGTAGRTRLTRARFESLISPILADTVDALGRAITSAGLSGEEVDAVLLVGGSSRIPLVEEMISARLGRPVAVDTDPKGVVALGAALAAHRSVVSDADSSVPVPRRPDHGCVPPRLTRPRRRLRRTKVFLGTFIMLVLALAVIPSPFTADTSPPARNNSTPAQAERSGAQANNPAQPGTTRKRSTPGRPSDRTAPDPTSDSSATTPATNQAPAAPPATGRTAEQRSATESATTPHATAAADTPTGSAPDDDGPTAAAEPPPPPPAEPTTADVPPPTTEEPPPAPVEPAPSTQATEPSPTTSG; from the coding sequence ATGCCGTATCGACTCGGGATCGACCTCGGCACGACGTTCACAGCCGCGGCGATCTGCCGTGAGGCTCCGGACAGGACTGTCCACAGAGAACTCTTCACCCTCGGCACGAGAACCGCCGACGTGCCGTCCGTGTTGTTCATCGGGCCGGACGCGGTGCTGGTCGGCGCGGCCGCGGAGCGTCGGGCGGTGACCGATCCGGAACTGGTGGTGCGGGAGTTCAAAAGACGCATCGGCGACGAGGTACCGATCCTGGTCGGCGAAACCCCGCACGAGGCACACGATCTGGCGGCCAGCCTGGTGGAGTGGGTGGTCGACAGGGTTGTCGAACGTGAGGGCGAACCACCGGACGCCATCGCCGTCACCCACCCGGCTTCGTGGGGCCCGCACCGCACAGCCCTCCTGCGGGACGCGTTGCCCGGCGACGTCGTGCTGCTCACCGAGCCTGAGGCCGCTGCCACGCACTACGCGTCGGCCGCGCGCGTCCCCACGGGCGCCACGATCGCCGTGTACGACCTCGGCGGCGGCACTTTCGACGCGGCGGTGGTCCGCAAGACCGACAGCGGTTTCGAACTGCTGGGCAATCCGCACGGTCTCGACCGTGTCGGCGGCGTCGATTTCGACGACGCGATCGTCTCGCACGTGCTCGGCTCCGCGCCGGACTGTGGTGACGGCCTGGCCATGGCCCGGTTGCGCCGGGAATGCACCGAGGCCAAGGAAGCGCTGTCGGCAGACTCCGAGGCGATCATCCCGGTGCTGCTGCCCGGCACAGCCGGCCGGACACGACTGACTCGTGCCCGGTTCGAGTCGCTGATCTCCCCCATCCTCGCGGACACCGTGGACGCGCTGGGCCGGGCGATCACGTCGGCCGGGCTGTCCGGCGAGGAGGTCGACGCGGTCCTGCTGGTCGGCGGATCGTCACGGATCCCGCTGGTGGAGGAGATGATCTCGGCGAGGCTGGGCCGCCCGGTCGCCGTGGACACCGATCCCAAAGGTGTCGTCGCCCTGGGCGCGGCACTGGCCGCCCACCGGTCCGTGGTGTCCGATGCGGACAGTTCGGTCCCGGTGCCACGCAGGCCGGATCACGGCTGCGTCCCGCCGCGGCTGACCAGGCCGCGCAGGCGGCTGCGGCGCACGAAGGTCTTCCTCGGCACGTTCATCATGCTCGTGCTGGCCTTGGCGGTGATCCCGTCGCCGTTCACCGCCGACACCTCACCCCCGGCGAGGAACAACTCGACTCCGGCCCAGGCCGAGCGATCAGGAGCCCAGGCCAACAACCCGGCACAACCGGGAACCACCAGGAAGCGCTCCACACCCGGGCGTCCCAGCGACCGCACTGCCCCTGATCCGACCAGCGACAGCAGCGCCACCACACCGGCAACCAACCAGGCGCCCGCAGCGCCCCCCGCCACTGGGCGCACGGCAGAACAGCGAAGCGCGACCGAATCGGCGACCACGCCGCACGCCACAGCAGCCGCGGACACACCGACAGGGTCGGCTCCTGATGACGACGGTCCCACTGCGGCAGCGGAACCACCGCCGCCACCGCCAGCCGAGCCGACGACCGCCGACGTCCCGCCGCCGACCACCGAGGAGCCGCCACCCGCTCCGGTGGAACCAGCCCCGAGCACGCAGGCGACCGAACCGTCCCCCACCACATCCGGCTAG
- a CDS encoding type 1 glutamine amidotransferase domain-containing protein — protein MARVLMVLTGAGALVMADGTTHPTGFWAEEVAASHQVLTTAGIDVGIATPGGVQPPPDRNSMTAPFTGYLDGIADQLATPLALADVSIDDYDAIHIPGGHGPMADLAVDADMSRLLRAANERGVVVAALCHGLAALLSTAQDGDFAFSGKRLTVFSNAEELGGGTGENTPYFVETRLRELGAVVEVGAPWSDTVVVDGTLITGQNPQSSVTTAERVVAALR, from the coding sequence ATGGCCAGGGTTCTGATGGTGCTGACGGGCGCGGGCGCACTCGTGATGGCCGACGGCACCACACATCCCACCGGGTTCTGGGCCGAAGAGGTCGCCGCCTCGCACCAGGTGCTCACCACGGCGGGAATCGACGTCGGCATCGCCACCCCGGGCGGCGTGCAGCCACCGCCCGACCGGAACAGCATGACCGCGCCGTTCACCGGCTACCTCGACGGCATCGCCGACCAACTGGCCACGCCACTGGCCCTCGCCGATGTCTCGATCGACGACTACGACGCCATCCACATCCCCGGCGGCCACGGCCCGATGGCCGACCTGGCCGTGGACGCGGACATGTCCCGCTTGCTGCGTGCGGCCAACGAGCGGGGTGTGGTCGTCGCCGCGCTGTGCCACGGTTTGGCGGCGTTGCTGAGCACAGCGCAGGACGGTGACTTCGCGTTCTCCGGCAAGCGGCTGACGGTGTTCAGCAACGCCGAGGAGCTGGGCGGCGGGACCGGGGAGAACACGCCGTACTTCGTCGAGACCCGGCTTCGCGAACTCGGCGCGGTCGTCGAGGTCGGTGCGCCGTGGTCGGACACGGTCGTGGTCGACGGCACGCTGATCACCGGCCAGAACCCGCAGTCGAGCGTGACCACCGCCGAGCGTGTCGTCGCGGCTCTGCGCTGA
- a CDS encoding DUF742 domain-containing protein, translated as MSDSSQLSGLFFGGWGDYQTWADHDFQLRSSVKKPVVTRDKRASDQPVTQPYMEPVDPDDPPFEEPVDDAEPRTLVRPYTRTGGRTRPVHTLELETLLSYSPGWQRDLTTLRADHRAICVACETPQSTAELAVRLGLPLGAARVLIADVVELGLIHVHELELVDNRPSMDLLERVHAGLLRL; from the coding sequence ATGAGCGACAGCAGTCAGCTCAGTGGTTTGTTCTTCGGGGGCTGGGGCGATTACCAGACATGGGCCGACCACGATTTCCAGTTGCGTTCGTCGGTGAAGAAACCGGTGGTGACTCGAGACAAGCGGGCATCGGACCAACCGGTGACCCAGCCGTACATGGAGCCGGTCGACCCGGACGACCCGCCATTCGAGGAGCCCGTCGACGACGCCGAGCCGCGCACGCTCGTGCGCCCGTACACCCGCACAGGCGGCCGGACCCGCCCGGTGCACACGCTCGAACTCGAGACGCTGCTGTCGTACTCACCCGGATGGCAGCGGGACCTGACTACGTTGCGTGCCGACCACCGGGCGATCTGCGTGGCCTGTGAGACCCCGCAGTCGACCGCCGAACTCGCGGTCCGGCTCGGACTGCCGCTCGGCGCCGCCCGCGTGCTGATCGCGGACGTGGTCGAACTGGGCCTGATCCACGTGCACGAGCTCGAGCTCGTGGACAACCGGCCCTCCATGGACCTGCTGGAGCGAGTCCACGCGGGGCTTCTCCGCCTTTAG
- a CDS encoding DUF2199 domain-containing protein — MAQRILVRVDGLDQAWTDPSDEQLFDLISELNLRHQYMIVDRVGAPNDQYYIQLRISDELDYYDIEYRDGGPESHFTAVVNRDNEFAAHELVSRVIAQWAAGRDGWREALPWRPWAPERCGCCGHAVTTSGQIDFRLYRPEAAIDMPQDAVHGVKPGLLRVDGVGAFVRCLLPIALTEDVTMVFGAWMKVSDADLDHAASVWDADAYEDLVLHGTFANVIKPWGEEIFDAPLTAVVRNAAEIPYIDASDHPLLHRVLTETWNRDYVLSFFGVALPVTFRESIGGNWSVERTAGMTARVESGTLTFTGNGRTVHIDQFSDRRDRPAEDFLNALLDGAPEVPVGQSSRQETGVEVRYCFWLVNTVDGKRQSEVYCFVAWPGAALRVVFIHDDPSESEHAWAMHVFNSVQYHG, encoded by the coding sequence GTGGCACAGCGGATCTTGGTACGGGTGGATGGGCTGGACCAGGCGTGGACCGACCCCTCCGACGAGCAGCTGTTCGACCTGATCAGCGAGCTCAACCTGCGACACCAGTACATGATCGTCGACCGGGTCGGCGCACCCAACGACCAGTACTACATCCAGCTGCGCATCAGTGACGAACTGGACTACTACGACATCGAGTACCGCGACGGCGGACCGGAGTCGCACTTCACCGCCGTCGTCAACCGGGACAACGAGTTCGCCGCGCACGAGCTGGTCTCACGGGTGATCGCGCAGTGGGCGGCCGGGCGGGACGGGTGGCGCGAGGCGCTGCCGTGGCGGCCGTGGGCGCCGGAGCGATGCGGCTGCTGCGGCCACGCCGTCACCACCAGCGGCCAGATCGATTTCCGCCTCTACCGGCCGGAAGCCGCGATCGACATGCCGCAGGACGCGGTACACGGCGTCAAACCCGGGCTGCTGCGCGTCGACGGGGTGGGGGCGTTCGTCCGCTGCCTGCTGCCGATCGCGCTCACCGAGGACGTCACGATGGTGTTCGGCGCCTGGATGAAGGTCAGCGACGCCGACCTGGACCACGCCGCGTCGGTGTGGGACGCCGACGCGTACGAGGATCTCGTTCTGCACGGGACCTTCGCCAACGTGATCAAGCCGTGGGGCGAGGAGATCTTCGACGCACCACTGACGGCCGTGGTGCGCAACGCCGCCGAGATCCCGTACATCGACGCCTCCGATCACCCGCTGCTGCACCGGGTGCTGACCGAGACGTGGAACCGCGACTACGTGCTGAGCTTCTTCGGCGTCGCGCTGCCGGTGACCTTCCGGGAATCCATCGGTGGCAACTGGAGCGTCGAGCGCACAGCGGGAATGACCGCTCGCGTCGAAAGCGGGACGCTGACGTTCACCGGCAACGGCCGCACTGTCCACATCGACCAGTTCAGCGACCGGCGCGACCGCCCGGCCGAGGACTTCCTCAACGCGCTGCTCGACGGCGCGCCGGAGGTGCCGGTCGGCCAGTCGAGCAGGCAGGAAACCGGCGTCGAGGTGCGGTACTGCTTCTGGCTCGTGAACACGGTTGACGGCAAGCGGCAGAGCGAGGTGTATTGCTTCGTGGCGTGGCCGGGGGCGGCCCTGCGGGTCGTGTTCATTCACGACGACCCGTCGGAATCGGAACACGCGTGGGCGATGCACGTTTTCAACTCCGTGCAGTATCACGGGTGA
- a CDS encoding LysR family transcriptional regulator, giving the protein MPNLDLLVTFLAIHRTGSLTAAAARRGLTQPAVSGQLAKLEQELGRQLFARAGRGVVPTAYADDLAARVGPHLDQLTAELGPDATAAGTVRLAGPAELMTARILPTLAPLTARGLRLRVTLGVAQDLLKALVDDQVDIVVSAIRPKRGTVAATTFVDEEFVLVGPPALARTVNARQLAEEPVKALAHLPLVAYDDDLPIIRRYWRSEFGRRPPNATSVTVADLRAVLAAVVAGAGVSVLPRYIAEPALTAGSVEVLHQAQVQPLNTLFLATRADGLTDRATALVHDHLKARAGAWAPSRNPAGPAGT; this is encoded by the coding sequence GTGCCGAACCTCGACCTGCTTGTCACGTTCTTGGCGATCCACCGCACCGGGTCGCTCACCGCCGCCGCGGCCCGGCGCGGGCTGACCCAGCCCGCGGTCAGCGGCCAGCTGGCGAAGCTGGAACAGGAACTGGGCAGGCAGTTGTTCGCCCGCGCGGGCCGTGGCGTGGTGCCCACCGCCTACGCCGACGATCTGGCCGCCCGGGTCGGCCCGCACCTCGACCAGCTCACGGCCGAACTCGGCCCGGACGCCACGGCCGCGGGCACGGTCCGGCTCGCGGGCCCAGCCGAGCTGATGACCGCGCGCATCCTGCCCACCCTGGCCCCGCTGACCGCGCGCGGACTGCGGCTGCGGGTGACGCTCGGCGTCGCCCAGGATCTGCTGAAAGCCCTGGTCGACGACCAGGTGGACATCGTGGTGTCGGCGATCCGCCCCAAGCGCGGGACCGTCGCCGCCACCACGTTCGTCGACGAGGAGTTCGTCCTGGTCGGACCGCCCGCGCTGGCGCGCACGGTGAACGCGCGGCAACTGGCGGAGGAACCGGTGAAGGCGTTGGCGCACTTGCCGTTGGTCGCCTACGACGACGACCTGCCGATCATCCGCCGCTACTGGCGCAGCGAGTTCGGCCGCAGGCCGCCGAACGCCACGTCCGTGACGGTGGCGGACCTGCGGGCCGTGCTCGCGGCGGTGGTCGCCGGTGCGGGTGTGTCGGTGTTGCCGCGCTACATCGCCGAACCGGCGCTCACCGCCGGGTCCGTGGAGGTCCTGCACCAGGCCCAGGTTCAGCCGTTGAACACGCTGTTCCTGGCCACGCGCGCGGACGGCCTGACCGACCGGGCGACCGCGCTCGTGCACGATCACCTCAAGGCACGCGCGGGAGCGTGGGCGCCCTCTAGAAACCCAGCTGGTCCAGCAGGAACGTGA
- a CDS encoding IniB N-terminal domain-containing protein — protein MTSLLEFILSLLRDPEFQQEFHNDPAATLAKHGFDGLCAEDVADVLPLVIDNSRVSLDRSYDTGNNHVMVVPPPPSPYPVPGEPGLHSVVRQFDYITNTYVYNDSHNTVLDNSVNQNIWAHGDVFQMFDNDPVVASGERAVAAGDDVDDVNTGDIDADDGAAVAVGGNATGSNDDNSTHANVHNFGSGEVAVAGTGGSVSQNDSDSHDDIGSHNDVDVDIASNNDVNSHNDVDSHNTTTTTTTTTTAVNSNNQIDSHDDVGSHNDVNSNNDINSNNDIDSHDDIGSHNDVASHNDVNSNNDLSTHTDVASHNDTLVIAP, from the coding sequence ATGACGAGCTTGCTCGAATTCATCCTCTCCCTGCTGCGCGACCCCGAGTTCCAGCAGGAGTTCCACAACGATCCCGCCGCGACACTGGCGAAGCACGGCTTCGACGGGCTCTGCGCCGAGGACGTCGCCGACGTGCTGCCGCTCGTGATCGACAACAGCCGCGTGTCGCTGGACCGGTCCTACGACACCGGCAACAACCACGTGATGGTCGTCCCGCCACCGCCGTCACCGTATCCGGTGCCCGGCGAGCCCGGACTGCACTCCGTGGTGCGGCAGTTCGACTACATCACCAACACCTACGTCTACAACGACAGCCACAACACGGTGCTCGACAACTCCGTGAACCAGAACATCTGGGCGCACGGCGACGTCTTCCAGATGTTCGACAACGACCCGGTGGTCGCGTCCGGAGAGCGCGCGGTCGCGGCAGGCGACGACGTGGACGACGTGAACACCGGCGACATCGACGCGGACGACGGCGCCGCGGTGGCGGTCGGCGGTAACGCCACTGGGTCCAATGACGACAACTCCACACACGCGAACGTCCACAACTTCGGGTCGGGCGAAGTCGCCGTCGCGGGGACGGGCGGATCCGTGTCCCAGAACGACTCCGACTCGCACGACGACATCGGTTCGCACAACGACGTCGACGTCGACATCGCGTCCAACAACGACGTCAACTCGCACAACGACGTCGACTCGCACAACACCACCACGACAACGACCACGACGACGACCGCGGTCAACTCCAACAACCAGATCGATTCGCACGACGACGTCGGTTCCCACAACGATGTCAACTCCAACAACGACATCAACTCCAACAACGACATCGATTCGCACGACGACATCGGGTCGCACAACGACGTCGCCTCGCACAACGACGTCAACTCGAACAACGACCTCAGCACGCACACGGACGTCGCGTCCCACAACGACACTCTCGTCATCGCTCCGTAG